The genomic interval AGAAATAGTGACACAAAAAATCAGAATCAAGATTTTCATGCCTCGGTATCGCCATAGGAGTTAGTGGTAATTAAATTTAGACCTAACTACAAAACATTTTACCGGTATTTCCTGTGCTGTGTGACACTTTTAATAggcaacataattatttttcagtaGAGTGATTACAGTTCTTCTTAAATCCAGGTCCCACCTCAGGAGAAGTCAGCCCAGTGGAAGGAACTAGAAGCTGCTCTGGCTGATAGAACCGGAGCTGTGAATGATGCTCAGACTGCTCTGTTGAATGCCAAGTAAGACatatatctaaacacacacacacacacacacacacacacacacacacatgcacactacaaagaaacgtgcacacacacgtgcgcattactcacacacacatgctcacacaacacacacacacaaacatgcacacacacgtgcacactacacacacatacacacatctgcacacacacactaaggtcTCGTTTGGGCCCTAActgcattataaaataaaatcacaacataataaaagcacaacatcaacATAATCACTTCCTCTATCAGATTGTTTTGTCCATCTTTACACCGTCACTGTGTGTGCTCCCTCCACCTTGAGTGATGGAGATGCTTTCCAGCTCTCTCACAGTCACTTGTTGACCTGGTAAACTCACCTGAACCTGTCTGCAGAATGTGGACAGCCGTGGTGTCCTCCACATTTATAGGCTTATTGAATGAACTTATTGTATGAGTTATCTTTACACTTAAAAACACACGTCCCCTTAAAATAACctcatttattgtcattgaaTAAGAGTGCATTTATGTTTCTAGTAAAACAATACACCATCATTGTGATATGTCTTGATACACCTTACAGTGAAGgtgtcagtaaataaatatataaacatgatAAATAAGGTTTAATGATCTTTAATTACAACAGTTCTGATCGGTCAGGAATAGAcgtggttttaaatattaatagctATTTCCAGACTGTGTGAGCTAATACAGACAAGAAACCTgattctcctttacaataattcTCTACATGTTTACAATCAGGCAGGTCAACTCATTCAAATATGCAATAATTAAGATTAGTGTATATGATGGAAGAGAGTGtgcaaaacacacttttctttgtactttatttttgtacattatAAAAATTCGCTGAATCAGCAGAACTTCAGTCTGAGTTAGATATTTACAGCAAATGATGAGAGAAATGAGCAGAAAtgaattcatattatttatttatattattatttatttgatttaattagATGTTCGTTATTATGCACTGATTGTGGGAGAACTGGATCACCCAGATCGAACCCGTGCGTAACACAACAGTAGACAACACTGACTACTGAGGTGGCGCTGAGAGCTCAAGCCCTCGCATTCATTCAGAAGGAAAAAGTCAATTTTTCCTTCAGGATGAATGACACATTGAAGacgttttttatatatatatataaaatatatatatgtgggaTAAACCGGAGCCCCCGGAGAAAACCCCATAAACCACCTTACCACCTCGTCACGGCGGTGAGCATAGAAGAGAAGAACCTGCACATGCAGCATCTCTGTCTCGGTGGTGCCATCAGGTGACCTTTGACGGCGGAGGCGATACGGTCTCCGAGTGCCGGTTTACCCCCTTTCAAGGACACCAGCACCCACATCGCATTGCCCCACGTCTTAATCAGGTCCCGGTAAATTGCCTTTTCGAGGTTTTCCAATGTTTCTGGGCTGGAATCGAAATCGAGACCCTCGACTTCGGCCCACGTTTGTTCAAAAAGGCGCTGGATGATGTCCTGGACGTTTGAAAGGGTCCAGGTCACTTTCGCCTTCTTGAAGATCCGCGTGACCAGCCTCTCCAAGAGCACCTCGACGCAGTTTTTCTTTTGTACGTTACGCGCTCGCCGTTTAGAGTCATCACGACTCTTCGTCACTGATACCGGGGCAGGCGGTGCAGCGATTGCCAAAGGTTTCTTGGCCCTGGGCTTAGTCCCCAGTATGGCGTGTCTCATATTGTCGACGAGGTTATCGGACTGAAAGAtctgccaccatctggccagaCACAGGAAACCGAGCACCTTCCGCTGCAAGTCGGCGCGCATGTTGGCACGTATCACCGGCTCGGGGATGATCTCTGGCCCGTGTAGGATGTGTGTGTAGAGGATATCACTTAAGACCTTTGTGAACTCCAAGACTCGACCGGGGGGAATGTTTACGAGTGGAGCGCCGAGTCCCAGAAGATCGCGGTTCTCTGGTTTTTTCATCAGATCGTTAATCTTCTTTGTGAGAGACTTCGCCGACTCCCGACTGTGAACTTTGGAGCCTCGGTGGAATTTTTTCGTCATCTGTGCCACGATGCGATGGATGCACGATTTGGCAAAGCACTTAGCCAAAAGTTTCTTAATTTTGCTTCCAATGTTTTTCTTGGAGCGTTTGCGCTTCTGCTCCGAAGGAGTCTGTCTTAGAGCCTCTTCGGCGATGCTCCGAGCGATGTCTTCCGCGACGTCTTCAATCTCCCGAGCACTTTGAGACTGCAGCAGCGTGTACTCGGAGTCCGGCACGTCAACCAAGAGAGGTTCCGTGATGTCGTTCAACTGCTTCTTGATGATGATTGTGACATTCATGATGTCTTTCATCGCAATCACGACGTCCGACGAAGGCGTCGCCGCATGGCGGTCTTCAACGTCTGAGGGTTCCGGTTCCACATCTGATTCTTCGGAGATGGTCCTCTGCTTGCGCGGTCGAGGCGAGAACACCGACTTCATCCTGCCGATGAACGCTTGGCACATTTTGCAGGCGTGCAGAATCATGTTGTTGAGTCTGCCGGGAGGAGTGAGGCGCTGAACTATGCCCTCGGGGCTGGAGAGGGCACTTCGGACGCTCTCCGAAACCTCTTCAGAGATCAATGTCGTCAAGCTTTTGGAGCTCGGACACTGAACCGAGACGTCGACGCCCAGAGCTTCGGCAAAGCCCAGAGAGATGGTGTCGCCCAGATTGATTTGGACGTCGTCCTCAGACGCCAGGGTCCTGCTCCCGAGAGATTTCAGGAAAGATTTTGTCAAGGCCGCTGTGATGTCCAACAGCAACTCTCCCATCATGGTCATAGTGGCGTCGTCGGGGCTGCCGGATTTCATCATTCCCCACTGATCTGCCGTCATCCCCTTAAAGAAGGAGTTGAGCAGCTTGGAAACAACGCGACGGACGTTGAACTCGGGCATGATGGCTTCTGGCTGGGAAGTTCTTGATGATACCATAATGCTGATTTACGGTCAATTCTTGTCGATGCTTTGtggtttttggagagaaattcACTGCTTCTCTCAGTAGGTAGTCTGAtgagtgaaaataatcgttaataataattagggctgcaactaactaacATGTAAGCTGCATTTAAATGTTGGGGCTAATTTTAACTGCTTCATATACTGTTGGGAGGTTTAATCTAAAGCAATGTATTCATAAAATTCATACCTCTTTCTCTTGAGACAACTGCTTCTTTCAGTCGATGTGTTTCGTCTGATCGAGTCTTCAGATTCAACCACAGTTGTGTGATTCTGGGACTCTCCTGAATTTCACTCCTTTatgatgtcactgctcctttaagatgTCACAACTGATGTCACCACTCCTTTAATCCATCACAGTGTTCCAtctggtgatgtcaccatgcagtgatgatgtcaccactgctgtgatgtcaccactgctgtgatgatgtcaccactgctgtgatgtcacccaaacacacacctgcacacacacgtgcacactgaaaaaacacacacacacacacacacacacacacacacacacacacacacatgatgtaAAAAGGATTTTTTGTTGTTACTGGTCACCTGCTGAGCTGAATCAGACAGATCTCATCTTGTTATCAGTGTAGTTACTAGATTTAAACAATCCTCTCCCTCTTTACATTATGTGCCTTTGGCTCTGTGATGATGCACACCTGCTCATTTTCCCCGAAGCTTAATAAGcctaatattatatttcataaaaACAACTTCTTCTGCTGTTAGTAGAGGTGCTCTTTATTTCAGACGAAGGATATTACAATATATATCAGGGCATGTCTGCCATCAGAGATTTACCGTTTACAGTACACGCAATGTTGCAAATCAGTAAGCAGGACTGCTTTATGACagtattggattttttttttgctatgatTTTTGCATCAATGTGATGAAGTACTTCCATTTGTCATGTATATGAGATGCTGATTAGCCAAACATAATTAGATATTAGACATTATTAGACATtgatgtgttattttaaccattaACAGTTTCTCAATTGTTTTAGTTGTTTTAGAAAATTACTATATCAATATaaatgttagggctgtcaaagctaacgcGTTAATGTgcacgcaaatttgttttatcgccactcatttctttaacacattaacgcaacttgtgatttttaattaacctcttaaaaatccgacgggcCGCCGTTGGGCCCGGCCGAtattcgatcttttggaggttttaGCCAGCTAATTTTTAAAGATAGAGTTAGTGAAGATAGTAGCATTTTATGATACTAGAAAAAACCttaggaatccatcggtaccaaccgtgtcatgctagcttgtcacaaaggaggctaaatagcgctccaaacttctgctaaattttggtgaggaaaacgtggcatggccattttcaaaggggtgccttgacctctgaactcaagatatgtgaatgaaaatggcttctatggcttctatatatatatatatatatacccacaagtctcccctttacagacatgcccactttatgataatcacatgcagtttggggcaagtcatagtcaagtcagcacactgacacactgacagctgttgttgcctgttgggctgcagtttgccatgttatgatttgagcatttgagaaaatgacctcagtaaacattgtaaacataagTTTATGTTCTCAACCGCTAAtatcaagtcttcttcaatacagcatgatgttcatttagttaatgatggtcccatttagagtcaaatagacgataaagcattggatgctttagggcgtggctaccttgtgattgacaggtctctaccacggcgttgtctggtctagaagttgtctgtgtttttgtcttacaactttaaccctttcacagtgtgtcatCAGaccatgaaagttaattgtaacgttttgatcacctaaaaatgtcttattcatcattcagttgtacttagctccatcctctggtgtcacttgtggttgcaaaaaaacaagatggcgacggccaaaaacaaaatgccgaactagaggcttcaaaacagcagtcaacaaaccgatgggtgacgtcacggtgactgcgtctacttcttataaacagtctatgggTGATAAAGGATTTTATCCATATAGCCAGAGTGAAGTATATTGCTTGAGCATATTGCTGATTGATCAGTCATGTTACGTGAACAGGTATGCATCCAGGGACGGGTTGCTAAGCCTGTATTTCTATCACCAACATTACCCTGATTCACTTTCACATCTTGCACCAATTGTCCTCTCAAActgtctctttcctctcctctccctctctccctctctccctctctctctctccctgtagTGAAGCCTTGGACAGTCTCAAGTCAGAGATTGACAAGTCTAAAGGACTGAAGGTTGTTGCTGTTCGCCCACTGGTTTTGGCAGCAGAGGAGAATCTCCATAACATGGTGGTGGACTTGGACAAAGTGGTCACTAAGGTATTTTGTACATTAGGTACAACCAGATGAAAATACTTTTAAAGGGataattttgggaaatatgctttttCACGTTCTTACTGAGACATTGATGTTCAGCATCACACGGAATCGCCGTTGAAGCGTTCCTCAAGCGCTCGTTGACTTAGATGTGTTGGTAAATAGTACACGGAACTGGCTAAGAGCATTTTTTTAGACAGAACGGAACAGGCTGAAACTTAAACATACAATCAGTTGACACTTCACTGCAtcattggagcgctgaaaaaagttgagaccagctcaactttatttgtagcgCGTCACACAGTGACAAATGTCGGGTGTCAGTTTGTAGCATCATGTCACTGacttccattgaaaatggctTGAAGTCTGTTGCTCGTAGTGTGAGCAAAGCGTTCGCGCTCGAGTCCAGCTACCCTACGGAGGAAACTCATTTCAGACGCGTGTATCGTAGCGTAGATCTACTGGCTGCCTTCAGGCTAGGCTCCCTTTGATTTTTCGTTACCCAACAGAAATGCAGTGCATGCTCTTTTATTGTTTGTAAGGACTTTAGCAGTATTGCTTGTCAGTGTATAAAGCTGCTGAacattttgtgtctgtgtgtctgtaggtGCAGTCTGCAGAGTCAGAGTCTAAGATCGTCTCCCAGTACAGTGACCTAGTTAATGAAGCCAAACTACAGTTCCAGAGGGAAGTTAGCAGCCTTACTCCAGACATCCAGGCCAACTGGAAGGGGCTCAGTAAgaccacacacgcacacgcgcacacacacacacacacgcacacacacacacacacacacacacactggctgggGACTTGTGTTACATGTCATTCTCCATCTCTCATgcccctcatttcctgtcactgtttttaaattatttacatATCATTCCAAAGTGCAAAGACGCTGCATCCCACCCGACCCCATTAATGTCCAGCTGTCCATTAGTACATAGTGTAACCTCTGTATATATGGGGTGGGATTTCAATTACTTTACAACATTACCTGATCAAGATAAACACCTGAAAGGTAGTTCTTTAGATAAAAAGAGACATATTTGCAAAATAACTTTGTCgttttgtgtgtgttagctGGTAAACTGTCATCGGATGACCTGAACGCCCTGATCGCCCACGCACACCGTCGCATCGACCAGCTGAATCGAGAGCTGGCCGAGCAGAGAGTCAGAGAGCAGATTCACATCGATGCGTCGCTGGAGCAGCAGAAGCTGGAGGACCAGAAAGCCCTGGAGAAAGCTGTTGCCACCGCCCTGCTGCACGTCAAGGAGGAGGCCCggctggagcaggagaggaaGGTACGGAGGGGAAACGAGGAGGTTCAGGGCTTGATCTACATTTGGAGCCATCCAGATTTAACGGTCCCATGCCTTGGCATTGGCTACTGAGGCTAGGAGATGACTAGGgctttatgtaagggataatgtgcaaGACCCgtcctgtcggggtttatttccccacaatgacccgctagctgtacattatcccgtttattacacggcttcttacttaagaaatcaataatttgacacaaaaacggtccgccagagtccgacatcagaactgcacccatagcaacggtctgttgtacatagcaacagtctgttgtacatagcaacggtttgttatacatagcaacgttctgctgtacatagcaacggtctgttatacatagcaacggtctgttatacatagcaacggtctgctataaagaaataacagactgtagaacgccgtgattaaccaatcggaattgagtattcaacaaagccgtgtaataactgtTATCAATGTAACTAAACCGTATCAATgatgaaatgtttgtgtgtgtgtagatgtctGAATTAAGGGAAGTGATGGAGGCAGAGATGAGGACTCAGCTCCGGCGTCAGGCAGCTGCTCACACAGACCATGTCCAAGATGTCCTCAAAGTCCAGGAGCAGGAGCTGAGAAGCGATGCTGAGCAGGTCTCTACACTAcgttcttcacacacacattcaattcAAATATTAGATCACACAGATGAACAAATGGTTTGTCTATTGAACGTCAGTACTTTATTAGGGGCCGGGCAGCAGCTCTGCCTCTTCTGAGGAAGTCTGCCTTCCCAtgcatgaaaataaatcaaactttGCACTTTGAAAATCCATAACAAATCAGCCGTACATGCTCCACCTTTTCAACTTCCATTAAATTGTAGACCCGAGTGAGCAGAAATGTTCATGTGCTTCAATCTGGCCGGAATTATGAAAtccatcagtttgtttttctcaAATGACCCCATCTGGCTCCGCTGCATCTTCAGACTGTCCTCCACAAACCATCCAGCCAGATTTTAGATGACCAAAAATTGAGCCCCCAGTACATCAGAACGTTTTAGTGTAAACTATGCTGTACACAGCTACTGTGAATTCACGCTAAATAAAGCTCCGatgttcatgaaaataaatgacaacattTCAAGGTCATGGTAGATGTAGGATGGTAAATTTCAGAATTTCAtctcaaaaactgtatttttgacAGTATTTTGAATTCTATCCTCATGTCAACCATTGCAGTCAATGGAAATCAAGCATTTTGAAACATCAATTAGTCACTTATGGAGCGATCAAtctttatagaaataaattcTAGACATCTTTATGTTGTCTAGATGAAGTATGCAAATTCTCAGAATTTTGGACAGTAAGCTCATCAAGATAGTGACTTGCCTTTGGTGTCTGAGGTTGAGAGTTTGAGGCCCAGTTGAGGCAGAACGAACATGTTgttaatattgttattttttgatCACGTACTACCTCATTAAAATCATTAAAGCAagaatgcacacatacacactgtacgTGAGGATTCTGTGAGGCCAGGAGAGGTGAATAGATTGAGCCACCTATCTACTCTCCCGGCTCGTCGTGGTGCATGTCTCTGACAGCCGGTCATTCCTTCAACGCtctgctgtgtgttgtgttcaggtccTGAGCAGTAAGCTGCTGGAACAGGACACCGTCCACCGTCAGCTGAGCCAGGAACAGCTGGATAACTTCACTCTGGATATGAACACCGCCTATGCAAGACTGAAGGGGATGGAGGAGGCCATCGACAGTaagatccacacacacacacacacagcactttcTGGAACAAAGCCCATTGGAATTTTTAGACCCATACTGTAtgaaaaagtgttttattttaagaGTAACTTGGGGCCTTGGGGTAGAATAGGACCTTTGTAAAGTAAGTGATGTTGATTTTTCACATGTTCTTCAGGATAACATGTCGTGCTCATGCAAACACCTTCCTGTCTTTTGAACACAGGCCATGTGGTAGCAGAGGACGAGGCCCGTAAAGCTCACCAGCTCTGGCTCTCCGTGGAGGCTCTCAACTACACTCTAAAGACATCCGACGCCGACGCCCCCACCATGCCTCTAGAGGGCGCCGCTCAGGTCGTGCGAGACAGCTGCCACGACAATGACTTTGCCTTGGCTCTGGCGACGGCCCTTCCGGAAGAATCCCTGCAGCGCGGCGTGTACAGCGAGGCCTCTCTCCGCGCCCGCTTTAACGCCATGCGATCGCTGGCTCGCCGGGTCGCCCTCGTCGACGAAACTCACAACTCCTTGTACCAGTACTTCCTGTCCTACCTTCAGGCTGCGCTGCTGTTTGAGAATAAACAGGAAGTCCCGCCCGCCCAGCTGAACGGTGAGGATTTAGACCCGTTCAAGCTTCTGTCATACGCTAGCTACTGCTTAGAGCACGGGGATCTGGAGTTAGCAGCTAAACTGGTGAACCAGTTGAGAGGAGAGGCCAGGAGAGTGGTGGAGGACTGGCTGACTGAAGCCAGACTCACACTGGAAACTAGGCAGGTTATCAGTTTGCTGTCTGCTTATGCAAACGCTGTGGGGTTAGGAACCACCCAGGCTCCGTAGCTCGCCACGCTCATCTAATGTGGCGACCCTTAAAGGAACAATCCACTGAAAATCCCTCTTTTTAGTATCaagtagggctgacccgaatgcttccaccgttgccatggtaatcaacctccaaatcagtattcgaatgcttcgttttttgtataaatccccaaaaagCCGTTGTTGTGTTGTGCCTGAAAGGAAAAATGGAGTACtaagagaaataaatactcaagcaggaacaaaaataaatataaataaattattcagttttctttcctgagatttgaaggtaaaatcaaaagtttaacataaaaatgctgttgcagtgtacttattatttagttattttcccTCTtgtaaagtcaccagaatgcagctaacaaagtctctgaaactcccCCAGACCcccccgctttggttttgagatcctccctttttttaaggtctcaaggttggcaagtatgttggagacagacagaagaacatatCAGCCTGCTGCGCAGCGCCGcaaagcttcaaataccttcaaatatttctcatcaaagcttcgaagcccaaaagctggtattcgggacagccctagtatcaaGTCAAGAGGTTGTAGCTTGCATCTTTGTGGAGCGAAGCAGCTGCAGTCAGCAACATCAAGGTGGAAGTGTTTGATACTCACAGGAGGTGTTCAGTGGTGTCTTCCTTTAAGGAAACTGAAGTTAACCAAGCAATTGATGTTAAGATGcaacatacttttatttgttttaaagcactaaGTCACTGTGGAGGATTATTTGTAAAATGTAATGATGCACCCTCTCTCTCTAGTCTTGTCAATTCAGGCCCACAGGTCTGATTCAGGTATTTATTACTGGCTAACACCCCCCCATCCCCCGTAACCCTGACTGACCCTGAATGGATCCTAACATTGATTAAAGAAGACCTCATGCGGCATTTCATTTCTGTCAATACTGCACATATTCCAATAAATCATGAACAAGAATGCTGtctgttaaatgttttatttcctccCTCACAACTGTTTACTGTTATAAGGACGAAGGAAAGACATTCAGTTCCAATTAATGACAGCAGAACATCCACTATCACTGTCTGCAGTCCGTTAACTctatataaattagggctgtcaaagttaaagggttaataacgtgttaacgcaaattcgttttaacaacactaatttatttaacgcattaacacaactagAGATTTTAACCTTgtgggctcggttttaaagctataatagtcgtcatactagctggtcgtgaaggaggctaaataacactccaaaattttgacgaggaaaaactggcatggccattttcaaaggggtcccttgacctctgacctccagatatgtgaatgtaaatgggttctatgggtacccacgagtctcccctttacagacatgcccactttatgataatcacatgcagtttggggcaagtcatagtcaagtcagcacactgacacactgacagctgttgttgccttttgggtTGCAGTTTttctatgttatgatttgagcatatttttttaatgctaaatgcagtacctgtgagggtttctggacgatatttgtcattgatttgtgttgttaattgatttccaataataaatatacacatacatttgcataaagcagcatatttacccactcccatgttgataagtgtattaaatactgtCGCCACAgaatatattctaaatatttAAAGCAGATTATAGGGAGGATCTACAACCTTTGAGGTTACCTTAAAAACAAATGGGAGGAGAACTAAGATAGACAAATTCCAGATTTGTCAGATACGTTTTGGAGTCGTTTCAGGCATTTGTTAAATAgtgttattataaacattattattactagagATGAGTTTATCATCTCAATACATTATCAGAAATTAGACTGTATTTTATCAATGATTTCTCCGGTTGTTGTTTTTCCAAATTAAAGTGGAGAAGAAACTAAGCTGTGAGTTTTTAGGCCTCAGTATAAATCATTTGGACTGTAGTGTCATTAATGTGTAGGAAACTTGAATCAAATATAATCAAACAAATATCATGGCACCTGCAAATGATTGACTATTTAATGTTACGGTAACCTAACATCACTGAAAGTCAAGGAAGTCACATAACACATAATCATTTTAGATGTCTGATGTCGTCTTTTATTGAAATCAACACCAAACCAGTCAAGTGGTAGCGGGAGAGGGATAGAGTGGGTCTGCCGACCAATCAGCTTCCaggatttccattttctgtAGACAAATCATGTGGCGGCTTTCCATTTTCACTGCCGACGTCATCCATTTTCAATACCGACGTCATCCATTTTCACCGCGGATACAGCCAATCGGAGCTCTGGATTCCATTTTCAGGCAACGAATCGTGTGGCTGATCTCCGCCACGTCATCCATTTTTGaatagccaatcacagccgtcCCAGCGGACGCGATGCGGAGGAGGGACTTTTGAACTATTCACCGCCGTCGTCGCAGAAACgcctattcagctacagacaggtaaatgtcattattaacattatattcagctacagacaggtaaatgtcattattaacattatattcagctacagacaggtaaatgtcattattaacattatattcagctacagacaggtaaatgtcattattaacattatattcagctacagacaggtaaatgtcattattaacattatattcagctacagacaggtaaatgtcattattaacattacgtAACAGTGATATTGGGTTCTCTTAGACAATACGGATTAAACGTGTTTTAGCTTTCTGGCGTTTTTTAATGTGGGCTGATTAAGAGTCG from Sebastes fasciatus isolate fSebFas1 chromosome 10, fSebFas1.pri, whole genome shotgun sequence carries:
- the immt gene encoding MICOS complex subunit MIC60 isoform X2, whose amino-acid sequence is MLRACLRGANATARNCRRTPLTNLQHCRHYTAGESSGTAAKVVAAGLVTVGGGVGGTIIYAKWDHKFRSAVEKNVPYSDWLLGLALGPASQDGIKKQMEFAQHPSMMDKPMKKGKSVKEAVESPAKEPVPTPPAQSIEEASAEATHIISAISEISSVPAPLDTEGVAVKECKECHDHKDTPETAAVHPDTESPVATEPLKERPVEEVTARLAQQDQKDLDTLASVSVSLEDSLASSAKATLQAIGAQEAALQAIARHTHKLKEAMEAEVPPQEKSAQWKELEAALADRTGAVNDAQTALLNANEALDSLKSEIDKSKGLKVVAVRPLVLAAEENLHNMVVDLDKVVTKVQSAESESKIVSQYSDLVNEAKLQFQREVSSLTPDIQANWKGLTGKLSSDDLNALIAHAHRRIDQLNRELAEQRVREQIHIDASLEQQKLEDQKALEKAVATALLHVKEEARLEQERKMSELREVMEAEMRTQLRRQAAAHTDHVQDVLKVQEQELRSDAEQVLSSKLLEQDTVHRQLSQEQLDNFTLDMNTAYARLKGMEEAIDSHVVAEDEARKAHQLWLSVEALNYTLKTSDADAPTMPLEGAAQVVRDSCHDNDFALALATALPEESLQRGVYSEASLRARFNAMRSLARRVALVDETHNSLYQYFLSYLQAALLFENKQEVPPAQLNGEDLDPFKLLSYASYCLEHGDLELAAKLVNQLRGEARRVVEDWLTEARLTLETRQVISLLSAYANAVGLGTTQAP
- the immt gene encoding MICOS complex subunit MIC60 isoform X1 — protein: MLRACLRGANATARKNCRRTPLTNLQHCRHYTAGESSGTAAKVVAAGLVTVGGGVGGTIIYAKWDHKFRSAVEKNVPYSDWLLGLALGPASQDGIKKQMEFAQHPSMMDKPMKKGKSVKEAVESPAKEPVPTPPAQSIEEASAEATHIISAISEISSVPAPLDTEGVAVKECKECHDHKDTPETAAVHPDTESPVATEPLKERPVEEVTARLAQQDQKDLDTLASVSVSLEDSLASSAKATLQAIGAQEAALQAIARHTHKLKEAMEAEVPPQEKSAQWKELEAALADRTGAVNDAQTALLNANEALDSLKSEIDKSKGLKVVAVRPLVLAAEENLHNMVVDLDKVVTKVQSAESESKIVSQYSDLVNEAKLQFQREVSSLTPDIQANWKGLTGKLSSDDLNALIAHAHRRIDQLNRELAEQRVREQIHIDASLEQQKLEDQKALEKAVATALLHVKEEARLEQERKMSELREVMEAEMRTQLRRQAAAHTDHVQDVLKVQEQELRSDAEQVLSSKLLEQDTVHRQLSQEQLDNFTLDMNTAYARLKGMEEAIDSHVVAEDEARKAHQLWLSVEALNYTLKTSDADAPTMPLEGAAQVVRDSCHDNDFALALATALPEESLQRGVYSEASLRARFNAMRSLARRVALVDETHNSLYQYFLSYLQAALLFENKQEVPPAQLNGEDLDPFKLLSYASYCLEHGDLELAAKLVNQLRGEARRVVEDWLTEARLTLETRQVISLLSAYANAVGLGTTQAP